The following proteins are encoded in a genomic region of Clostridium kluyveri:
- the kdpA gene encoding potassium-transporting ATPase subunit KdpA has translation MLQIILILAIFIVLVIPMGKYLYHIMARKHTFLDPVFDPIDGAIYRICGIDKKEMNWKQYVTTLLATNALMVLIGYLILRLQVLHIFNPNGISGMEPSLSFNTIISFMTNTNLQHYSGESGLSYLSQMMVITFMMFTSAATGFSAAMAFIRGLGGRTKTMGNFYVDLIRIITRVLLPISILGGLLLVYLGVPQTLSANLTVGTIEGKFQDIAMGPIASLEIIKHLGTNGGGFFGANSSTPFENPNIFTNIIEIISMMILPGACVVAFGHMVHDGKKEEEKKNPKRIFFGREGRTIFVVMSIIFIMGLVICFVSESAGNPLLAQAGLSQSMGSMEGKEVRFGIAQSSLFTTVTTAFTTGSINNMHDTLTPMGGFVALLFMMLNVVFGGKGVGLMNMILYAILAVFICGLMIGRTPEYLGKKIEGKEMKLTALGIIIHPLIILAFAALAIAVPAGLKGITNPGFHGLTQVVYEYASSAANNGSGFEGLADNTYFWNITTGLAMFFGRYLSIIIQIAIASSLMLKRPVSESVGTLKTDTGTFAVALLMVILIIAALTFFPVLALGPIAEHLTLWK, from the coding sequence ATGTTGCAAATCATTTTGATATTGGCAATCTTCATTGTTCTTGTTATTCCAATGGGAAAATATTTATACCATATTATGGCCAGAAAGCATACTTTTTTAGATCCAGTTTTTGACCCCATTGATGGTGCGATTTACCGTATATGTGGTATTGATAAGAAAGAAATGAATTGGAAGCAGTATGTTACAACACTGCTTGCAACCAATGCACTCATGGTACTAATTGGATATTTGATTTTAAGACTTCAGGTACTTCACATTTTTAACCCCAATGGCATCAGTGGAATGGAACCAAGTTTGTCATTTAATACCATTATCAGTTTCATGACAAATACAAACCTTCAGCACTATTCCGGGGAATCTGGACTTTCATATTTAAGTCAGATGATGGTAATTACCTTTATGATGTTTACTTCTGCGGCTACTGGATTTTCTGCTGCCATGGCGTTTATTCGAGGTCTTGGGGGGAGAACAAAAACTATGGGTAACTTTTACGTGGATTTAATACGTATTATAACCCGTGTTTTGCTCCCCATTTCCATATTAGGTGGATTACTTCTTGTTTATCTCGGAGTTCCTCAAACCTTGTCAGCCAATTTGACTGTTGGAACAATTGAAGGGAAGTTTCAGGATATTGCCATGGGACCAATAGCTTCTCTGGAAATAATTAAACATTTGGGAACAAATGGAGGGGGATTTTTTGGTGCAAATTCGTCAACGCCATTTGAAAATCCTAATATATTTACAAATATTATAGAAATAATTTCCATGATGATTTTACCAGGTGCTTGTGTAGTTGCATTCGGTCACATGGTTCATGATGGTAAAAAAGAAGAAGAAAAGAAAAATCCAAAGAGAATTTTTTTTGGAAGAGAAGGAAGGACGATTTTTGTTGTTATGTCCATAATCTTCATAATGGGGCTTGTTATCTGCTTCGTGTCTGAGAGTGCCGGAAATCCTTTATTGGCACAAGCCGGATTAAGTCAAAGCATGGGGAGCATGGAAGGTAAGGAGGTACGGTTTGGCATTGCCCAATCCTCACTTTTTACAACAGTTACGACTGCTTTCACTACAGGTTCAATCAACAATATGCATGACACTTTAACGCCTATGGGAGGATTTGTTGCACTGCTTTTTATGATGCTCAATGTGGTATTTGGGGGCAAGGGTGTAGGACTTATGAATATGATCCTTTATGCTATTCTTGCAGTTTTTATATGTGGACTTATGATTGGCCGTACGCCGGAATATCTGGGTAAAAAAATTGAAGGAAAGGAAATGAAGCTGACAGCACTGGGGATTATCATCCATCCTTTGATTATTCTAGCCTTTGCTGCACTGGCAATAGCAGTTCCAGCGGGGTTAAAAGGAATCACCAATCCTGGTTTTCATGGTTTGACCCAGGTTGTATACGAATATGCATCTTCAGCTGCAAATAACGGTTCAGGGTTTGAGGGATTGGCTGATAATACCTATTTTTGGAATATCACTACAGGGCTTGCTATGTTCTTTGGACGTTACTTATCCATTATAATTCAGATTGCCATTGCAAGTTCACTAATGTTGAAACGTCCGGTGAGCGAATCTGTGGGTACGCTTAAAACAGATACAGGAACATTTGCGGTAGCATTGCTCATGGTTATACTTATTATTGCTGCACTCACATTTTTTCCAGTGCTGGCACTTGGCCCTATTGCGGAACATTTGACTTTATGGAAATAA
- the kdpB gene encoding potassium-transporting ATPase subunit KdpB codes for MNKDTKTKFITKDILRTSIFGAFKKLNLKYMVKNPVMFVVEVGFVVTILLSFFPDIFGDKGNNLRLYNIVVSFILLITVFFSNFAESIAEGRGKAQAESLKKTQKDMQACVISDDGKETIVNASMLKKGDIVLVKAGEFIPNDGEVIQGIASVDESAITGESAPVVKESGGDFASVTGGTTVVSDWLKIQITSEPGHSFIDRMITMVEGASRKKTPNEIALNTLLVSLTIIFLIVIVTLYPIAVYMEVRIPISTLVALTVCLIPTTIGGLLSAIGIAGMDRVTRFNVIAMSGKAVEACGDVDTMILDKTGTITYGNRMASKFIPVGNVKEQELIHYAVISSLRDNTPEGKSIVELGGKLTGIQNEDIPGMEFIEFTAQTRMSGVKLPDGTRIRKGASDAIEKYVQELGGVIPKDLAVQVREVSKLGGTPLMVCVNDRILGVIYLKDTIKAGLVERFARLRAIGIKTVMCTGDNPLTAATIAQEAGVDSFIAECKPEDKIEAIKAEQAEGKVVAMTGDGTNDAPALAQADVGIAMNSGTSAAKEAANMVDLDSDPTKILDVVEIGKQLLITRGSLTTFSIANDVAKYFAIIPAIFMGVIPQMNILNIMSLSTSYSAILAALIFNAVIIPCLIPLAMKGVKYKPQRSEKLLTRNMLIYGLGGIIAPFVGIKVIDLIITPLLTTFGL; via the coding sequence ATGAATAAAGATACAAAAACAAAATTTATTACAAAAGATATTCTTAGGACCTCCATATTTGGAGCCTTTAAGAAACTTAACCTCAAATATATGGTAAAAAATCCTGTTATGTTTGTGGTGGAAGTGGGTTTTGTGGTGACTATTCTCCTTTCATTCTTCCCGGATATTTTTGGAGATAAGGGGAATAACCTGCGTTTATATAACATAGTAGTATCCTTTATTTTACTCATCACAGTATTTTTTTCAAACTTTGCAGAGTCAATTGCAGAAGGTAGAGGAAAAGCACAGGCTGAAAGCTTGAAGAAAACTCAAAAAGACATGCAGGCCTGTGTTATAAGTGACGATGGAAAAGAGACTATTGTCAATGCCAGCATGCTAAAAAAGGGTGATATTGTTTTAGTAAAGGCAGGAGAATTTATTCCCAATGACGGTGAAGTAATTCAGGGAATTGCCTCCGTAGACGAATCCGCTATTACTGGAGAGTCCGCTCCTGTGGTAAAGGAAAGCGGAGGAGATTTTGCTTCCGTAACTGGCGGTACTACAGTAGTAAGTGACTGGCTGAAGATACAAATTACTTCTGAGCCCGGACATTCCTTTATTGATAGAATGATTACCATGGTAGAAGGTGCTTCGCGTAAAAAAACACCGAATGAAATTGCACTAAATACATTATTGGTAAGTTTAACCATAATTTTTCTGATTGTTATTGTTACTCTTTATCCCATAGCGGTATATATGGAGGTGCGTATTCCTATTTCCACACTTGTTGCATTAACTGTATGTCTTATTCCTACAACTATTGGAGGGCTGTTGTCTGCAATTGGTATCGCGGGTATGGATCGTGTTACCCGTTTTAACGTCATTGCTATGTCCGGTAAAGCAGTGGAAGCCTGTGGAGATGTGGATACTATGATTTTAGATAAAACTGGAACTATAACTTACGGAAATCGCATGGCATCAAAATTTATACCTGTAGGAAATGTGAAAGAGCAGGAGTTAATTCATTATGCTGTTATAAGTTCTTTAAGAGACAACACTCCAGAGGGAAAATCCATTGTAGAGCTTGGCGGGAAGCTTACTGGGATACAAAATGAAGATATACCTGGTATGGAGTTTATAGAGTTTACTGCGCAGACACGTATGAGTGGCGTGAAGCTTCCAGATGGCACAAGAATCCGCAAAGGTGCTTCTGACGCAATTGAGAAGTATGTTCAAGAATTAGGTGGTGTGATTCCAAAGGATTTAGCTGTGCAGGTAAGGGAAGTGTCAAAGCTTGGTGGTACCCCTCTGATGGTTTGTGTGAATGACAGGATTTTAGGAGTTATTTATTTGAAGGATACTATAAAAGCTGGGCTTGTAGAGCGCTTTGCAAGACTTAGGGCTATCGGAATTAAAACTGTAATGTGTACCGGTGATAACCCTTTAACAGCAGCTACTATAGCACAGGAAGCCGGTGTGGACAGTTTTATTGCAGAATGCAAACCGGAGGATAAGATTGAAGCCATTAAAGCTGAGCAGGCTGAGGGCAAGGTGGTTGCCATGACAGGTGATGGTACCAATGATGCCCCAGCACTGGCACAGGCAGATGTGGGTATTGCAATGAACAGTGGAACTTCTGCGGCAAAAGAAGCAGCCAACATGGTGGATTTGGATTCCGATCCCACTAAAATATTGGATGTTGTAGAAATCGGAAAGCAGCTTTTAATTACACGAGGTTCATTAACTACATTTAGTATTGCTAATGATGTAGCAAAGTATTTTGCAATTATACCTGCCATATTTATGGGGGTCATTCCGCAGATGAATATATTGAATATTATGTCACTGTCTACATCCTATAGTGCAATTTTGGCCGCTTTGATTTTTAACGCTGTTATTATTCCATGTCTGATTCCACTTGCCATGAAGGGGGTTAAATATAAACCACAACGTTCTGAAAAGTTGCTCACCCGTAATATGTTGATTTATGGTCTGGGAGGTATTATAGCACCTTTTGTAGGAATCAAAGTGATTGATCTTATTATTACGCCATTGCTTACGACCTTTGGCCTATAA
- a CDS encoding K(+)-transporting ATPase subunit C, with amino-acid sequence MSTFFKAIKKTFLVTLVLLLICGLAYPLIITGISQIIFPKQANGSLVMVNGKNVGSALIGQDFTDDRFMKSRPSAVNYNTYTKEEKDNGQYTGVGSGSKNYAPTNPELVKRVQKDINEFLKANPSIKKENISTDLLTASGSGLDPHISPESAAVQIPALVENTGLSKDKLETIVKNNTQGKAFGVFGSETVNVLKVNRDIAKELGLFNKK; translated from the coding sequence ATGAGTACATTTTTTAAAGCAATAAAAAAAACATTTTTGGTTACACTGGTGCTGCTATTAATATGTGGGCTGGCTTACCCTCTGATTATCACAGGCATCAGCCAGATAATATTTCCCAAGCAGGCTAATGGAAGTTTAGTGATGGTAAATGGTAAGAATGTTGGTTCTGCTCTTATAGGTCAGGATTTTACAGATGACAGATTTATGAAAAGTCGTCCATCTGCAGTTAATTATAATACGTATACTAAGGAAGAAAAAGATAATGGTCAGTATACTGGAGTTGGGTCTGGGTCAAAAAATTATGCACCTACCAATCCTGAACTAGTCAAACGTGTACAGAAGGACATAAATGAATTTTTAAAGGCAAATCCTTCTATTAAAAAAGAGAATATTTCTACTGATTTATTGACGGCATCTGGCTCTGGCCTTGATCCACATATAAGTCCTGAGTCCGCTGCTGTTCAAATTCCAGCTTTAGTGGAAAATACTGGTTTATCAAAGGATAAGCTGGAGACAATTGTTAAAAATAATACGCAGGGCAAAGCTTTTGGGGTTTTTGGAAGCGAGACAGTAAATGTACTGAAGGTAAATCGGGATATTGCAAAGGAATTGGGATTGTTTAATAAAAAATAA